One genomic region from Gemmatimonadales bacterium encodes:
- the sufB gene encoding Fe-S cluster assembly protein SufB, translating into MTSSIEAQVLQPYKYGFVTDIESDNVPAGLNEDIIRLISTKKGEPAFMLEWRLKAFRQWMTMKEPTWANVKYPPIDYQSIVYYAAPKQAKSLDSLEQVDPKLLETFDKLGIPLAEQKRLAGVAVDAVFDSVSVATTFKETLAQQGIIFGAFSEAVREHPDLIERYLGTVVPHNDNYFAALNSAVFSDGSFAYIPKGVRCPLELSTYFRINAAASGQFERTLIIADEGSYVSYLEGCSAPMRDTNQLHAAVVELIALDDAQIKYSTVQNWYPGDEEGRGGIYNFVTKRGKCAGRNSKISWTQVETGSAITWKYPGCLLQGDNSIGEFYSVAVTNHRQQADTGTKMIHIGKNTRSTIVSKGISAGRGQNTYRGQVKILKGATGARNYSQCDSMLIGDQCGAHTFPYIDVRNSTAIMEHEASTSKIGEDQIFYCRQRGLSAEDATSMIVNGFCKEVFRELPMEFAVEAQRLLGISLEGSVG; encoded by the coding sequence ATGACCTCCTCCATCGAAGCCCAGGTCCTGCAGCCCTACAAGTACGGGTTCGTCACCGACATCGAATCGGACAACGTCCCGGCGGGGCTCAACGAGGATATCATCCGGCTCATTTCCACCAAGAAGGGCGAGCCCGCCTTCATGCTGGAGTGGCGGCTCAAGGCGTTCCGGCAGTGGATGACGATGAAGGAGCCGACGTGGGCGAACGTGAAGTACCCGCCCATCGACTACCAGTCCATCGTCTACTACGCGGCGCCCAAGCAGGCCAAGTCGCTCGACAGCCTGGAGCAGGTGGACCCCAAGCTGCTGGAGACGTTCGACAAGCTGGGCATTCCACTGGCCGAGCAGAAGCGGCTCGCCGGCGTGGCGGTCGATGCCGTGTTCGACAGCGTGTCGGTGGCCACCACGTTCAAGGAGACGCTGGCCCAGCAGGGCATCATCTTCGGCGCGTTCTCCGAGGCGGTGCGCGAGCATCCGGATCTTATCGAGCGCTACCTCGGCACCGTGGTGCCGCACAACGACAACTACTTCGCCGCGCTGAACTCCGCGGTGTTCAGCGACGGCTCCTTCGCGTACATCCCGAAGGGCGTGCGCTGTCCGCTGGAGCTGTCCACGTATTTCCGCATCAACGCGGCGGCCTCGGGCCAGTTCGAGCGCACGCTGATCATCGCGGACGAGGGGAGCTACGTCAGCTACCTCGAGGGGTGCTCGGCCCCGATGCGCGACACGAACCAGCTGCACGCCGCCGTGGTCGAGTTGATCGCGCTCGACGACGCGCAGATCAAGTACTCGACGGTGCAGAACTGGTATCCGGGTGACGAAGAGGGGCGCGGGGGCATCTACAACTTCGTGACCAAGCGGGGCAAGTGCGCCGGACGGAACTCCAAGATCTCGTGGACCCAGGTGGAGACGGGGTCGGCGATCACCTGGAAGTATCCGGGGTGCCTGCTGCAGGGCGACAACTCGATCGGCGAATTCTACTCGGTGGCCGTGACTAACCACCGCCAGCAGGCGGACACCGGGACGAAGATGATTCACATCGGGAAGAACACGCGCAGCACGATCGTCTCGAAGGGCATCTCCGCGGGACGCGGGCAGAACACGTATCGCGGCCAGGTGAAGATCCTCAAGGGTGCGACCGGCGCGCGGAACTACTCGCAGTGCGACTCGATGCTGATCGGCGACCAGTGCGGCGCGCACACCTTCCCGTACATCGACGTACGCAACAGCACGGCCATCATGGAACACGAGGCATCCACGTCGAAGATCGGCGAGGACCAGATCTTCTACTGCCGGCAGCGCGGGCTGTCGGCCGAGGACGCGACGAGCATGATCGTGAACGGCTTCTGCAAGGAAGTCTTCCGCGAGCTGCCGATGGAGTTCGCGGTCGAGGCGCAGCGCCTGCTCGGCATCAGCCTGGAAGGGAGCGTCGGATGA
- the sufC gene encoding Fe-S cluster assembly ATPase SufC codes for MTRAAGTPMLEISDLHASVEGKEILRGIDLVVNAGEVHAIMGPNGSGKSTLAQVLAGHPAYAVTAGSIRYEGKDLLELDPEERAREGVFLAFQYPVAIRGITNAYFLRSALNAVRKHRGQPELDPLEFLDLLAEKLKSIDSDDGLMNRPVNDGFSGGEKKRNEILQMAVLEPKLAILDETDSGLDIDALRTVAGAVDKLRRPDNATVVVTHYQRILNYITPDFVHVLSAGRIVLSGGKELALELEARGYDWVRAEAAV; via the coding sequence ATGACGCGCGCGGCGGGGACGCCGATGCTCGAGATCTCGGATCTTCACGCGTCGGTGGAGGGCAAGGAAATCCTCCGCGGCATCGACCTGGTGGTGAACGCCGGCGAGGTGCACGCCATCATGGGGCCGAACGGATCCGGGAAGAGCACGCTCGCCCAGGTGCTCGCCGGCCATCCGGCCTATGCGGTGACCGCCGGCTCGATCCGCTACGAAGGGAAGGACCTGCTCGAGCTCGATCCCGAGGAGCGGGCACGCGAAGGAGTGTTCCTCGCCTTTCAGTATCCGGTGGCGATTCGCGGCATCACGAACGCGTACTTCCTGCGCTCCGCGCTCAACGCGGTCCGCAAGCACCGGGGGCAACCGGAGCTGGACCCGCTGGAGTTTCTCGATCTGCTGGCGGAGAAGCTGAAGTCCATCGACTCCGACGACGGCCTGATGAATCGTCCGGTGAACGACGGCTTTTCGGGCGGCGAAAAGAAACGCAACGAGATCCTGCAGATGGCGGTGCTGGAGCCGAAGCTGGCGATTCTCGACGAGACCGATTCGGGCCTGGACATCGACGCGCTGCGGACGGTGGCGGGCGCGGTGGACAAGCTGCGGCGGCCGGACAACGCCACCGTGGTGGTCACCCACTACCAGCGCATCCTGAATTACATCACACCCGACTTCGTCCACGTGCTGAGCGCGGGGCGGATCGTGCTGTCGGGCGGGAAGGAGCTGGCGCTGGAGCTGGAGGCCCGCGGCTACGACTGGGTGCGGGCCGAGGCGGCGGTCTAG
- the sufD gene encoding Fe-S cluster assembly protein SufD, translating into MGTQRVNSAADAVQRYVAQYEAFAANGGGAAPAWLRELRAAGIARFADMGFPTTRQEEWRFTSVAPLVENAFVPAPARAGAGPGASGGETLRMVFVNGKYAAQRSSLTGLPAGVRVGNLAALLEGAAGAAAFVERHLGRGAAPAANSFTALNTAFIADGAVVHLTRGAVLAEPLHVIFASAPGGKPTVSHPRLLVVADEQARATVVEHYVALEDTPYWTNAVTELVLGDGADVEVVRIQEEPLGAYHVASTHTRQGRDSTLLLHPLVLGAGLARHDITNVLDGPGAELLLNGLYLLGGRQHADHHTVIDHAQPDCRSHEFMNGVLDAGSRGVFNGRIIVRPGAQRTDSKQTNHNLVLSEEARADSQPQLEIYADDVKCTHGATLGPLDPKELFYLQSRGLAPDEARALLTYGFGAEILGRLRHPGLREALDGAVRARLAAGHVTEPAPRG; encoded by the coding sequence GTGGGCACCCAGCGCGTGAATTCGGCGGCGGACGCGGTGCAGCGGTACGTGGCGCAGTACGAAGCGTTCGCGGCCAATGGAGGCGGGGCGGCGCCGGCGTGGCTGCGCGAGCTGCGGGCGGCCGGCATCGCACGGTTCGCGGACATGGGCTTCCCGACCACCCGGCAGGAGGAGTGGCGTTTCACCAGCGTGGCCCCCCTGGTCGAGAACGCGTTCGTGCCGGCGCCGGCACGCGCCGGGGCCGGTCCGGGTGCCTCCGGCGGCGAGACGCTGCGGATGGTGTTCGTGAACGGGAAGTACGCGGCGCAGCGTTCCTCGCTCACCGGCCTCCCGGCGGGGGTGCGGGTCGGCAATCTCGCGGCGTTGCTCGAGGGAGCCGCGGGCGCGGCGGCGTTCGTGGAGCGGCATCTTGGGCGCGGCGCGGCGCCGGCGGCCAACAGCTTCACGGCTCTCAATACGGCGTTCATCGCGGACGGCGCCGTCGTCCACCTGACGCGGGGTGCGGTGCTCGCGGAGCCGCTCCACGTGATCTTCGCGTCGGCGCCCGGCGGGAAGCCGACGGTCAGCCACCCGCGGCTGTTGGTGGTCGCGGACGAGCAGGCGCGGGCCACGGTGGTCGAGCACTACGTCGCCCTGGAGGACACGCCCTACTGGACCAACGCGGTCACGGAGCTGGTGCTGGGCGACGGCGCCGACGTGGAGGTGGTCCGGATCCAGGAAGAGCCCCTGGGGGCGTACCACGTGGCCAGCACCCATACGCGGCAGGGGCGCGACAGCACCCTGCTGCTGCACCCGCTGGTGCTGGGCGCCGGCCTGGCGCGGCACGACATCACAAATGTGCTCGACGGCCCCGGCGCCGAGCTGCTGCTCAACGGCCTGTACCTGCTGGGGGGCCGGCAGCACGCGGATCACCACACCGTGATCGATCACGCGCAACCCGACTGTCGCAGCCACGAGTTCATGAACGGGGTGCTCGACGCCGGTTCGCGGGGCGTGTTCAACGGACGCATCATCGTGCGGCCCGGGGCGCAGCGCACCGACTCGAAGCAGACGAACCACAACCTGGTGCTGTCGGAGGAGGCCCGCGCCGACAGCCAGCCCCAGCTCGAGATCTACGCCGACGACGTCAAGTGTACGCACGGCGCCACCCTCGGGCCGCTCGATCCCAAGGAGCTGTTCTACCTGCAGAGCCGCGGCCTCGCGCCCGACGAGGCGCGCGCCCTCCTGACCTATGGGTTCGGTGCGGAGATCCTGGGGCGGCTGCGGCACCCGGGGCTGCGCGAGGCGCTCGACGGCGCGGTGCGGGCGCGACTGGCGGCCGGGCACGTGACGGAGCCCGCGCCGCGCGGCTGA
- a CDS encoding cysteine desulfurase: MRDVRADFPILQQASHGRRLVYLDSAATTQKPRQVIDAIVDYYRSLNANVHRGAYDLAVRATEAYEAVRSEVAAFVGAPDPSGVIFVRGTTEAINLVAASLGRARVRAGDTIVVTAMEHHSNLIPWQLLAEARDARLVMVELTADGRVDEGDFRRALERQPRIVAFTHVSNVLGTVNPVAALTRVAHDAGALVVVDGAQAVPHLAVNVAALDCDFYAFSGHKMLGPMGIGVLVGKPALLDAMPPYHGGGEMIRAVQDTTATYAPLPHKFEAGTPNVEGAMGLGAAIRYLQGLGMDEVAAHERALARYALERLATVEGVKVYGPAERAGVVSFTLADIHPHDLATIVDSEGVAIRAGHHCAQPLMRRLDVAATARATFYVYNTREDVDALVAALEKARALFGYAHA; this comes from the coding sequence ATGCGCGACGTCCGCGCCGACTTCCCGATCCTGCAGCAGGCCAGCCACGGCCGGCGGCTCGTCTACCTCGACTCAGCCGCCACGACCCAGAAGCCGCGCCAGGTCATCGACGCGATCGTGGACTACTACCGCAGCCTGAACGCGAACGTGCACCGCGGCGCCTACGATCTCGCGGTGCGGGCCACCGAGGCATACGAGGCGGTGCGGTCGGAGGTGGCGGCGTTCGTCGGCGCGCCCGATCCGTCCGGCGTCATCTTCGTGCGGGGTACGACCGAGGCGATCAATCTGGTGGCGGCGTCGCTGGGCCGTGCGCGGGTCCGCGCGGGCGACACGATCGTCGTCACCGCCATGGAGCACCACTCCAACCTGATTCCGTGGCAGCTGCTGGCCGAGGCGCGCGACGCGCGGCTGGTCATGGTCGAGCTGACCGCGGACGGCCGGGTCGACGAGGGCGATTTCCGGCGCGCGCTGGAGCGGCAGCCGCGGATCGTGGCCTTCACCCACGTCTCCAACGTCCTCGGCACGGTGAACCCCGTGGCGGCGCTGACGCGAGTCGCCCACGATGCGGGCGCGCTGGTGGTGGTGGACGGCGCGCAGGCCGTGCCCCACCTCGCGGTGAACGTAGCCGCGCTGGACTGCGACTTCTACGCGTTCTCGGGACACAAGATGCTCGGGCCGATGGGCATCGGGGTGCTGGTCGGCAAGCCGGCACTGCTCGATGCGATGCCGCCCTATCACGGAGGCGGCGAGATGATCCGCGCGGTCCAGGACACGACGGCGACCTACGCGCCGCTGCCGCACAAGTTCGAGGCGGGCACGCCGAACGTGGAGGGCGCGATGGGATTGGGCGCCGCCATCCGCTACCTGCAGGGCCTCGGGATGGACGAGGTGGCCGCGCACGAGCGGGCGCTGGCCCGCTACGCGCTCGAGCGGCTGGCGACCGTGGAGGGCGTGAAGGTGTACGGGCCCGCCGAACGGGCCGGCGTGGTGTCGTTCACGCTCGCCGACATCCATCCCCACGACCTCGCGACCATCGTGGACAGCGAGGGCGTCGCGATCCGCGCTGGGCACCACTGCGCGCAGCCGCTGATGCGGCGGCTCGACGTGGCGGCCACCGCGCGCGCGACGTTCTACGTGTACAACACCCGCGAGGACGTGGACGCGCTGGTCGCCGCGCTCGAGAAGGCGCGCGCGCTGTTCGGCTACGCCCATGCCTGA
- a CDS encoding SUF system NifU family Fe-S cluster assembly protein, with product MPERDESGLAELYQELILDHYRRPRNQGSLEAHTRRVALSNPTCGDELELDLLLDGDTIADVRFSGRGCSISQASASMMTQLIKGKTVAEARALGARFGEMMHGSAEAARDRALGEARALAGVAKFPVRVKCALLGWNALEESTRISS from the coding sequence ATGCCTGAGCGCGACGAATCCGGCCTCGCGGAGCTGTATCAGGAACTGATTCTGGACCACTACCGGCGGCCGCGGAACCAGGGAAGCCTCGAAGCCCACACCCGCCGCGTAGCGTTGTCGAATCCGACCTGCGGCGACGAGCTGGAGCTGGACCTGCTCCTGGACGGCGACACGATCGCCGACGTGCGCTTCTCCGGACGCGGTTGCTCGATCAGCCAGGCCTCGGCGTCCATGATGACGCAGCTGATCAAGGGCAAGACGGTCGCCGAGGCGCGCGCGCTCGGGGCGCGGTTCGGCGAGATGATGCACGGCTCGGCCGAGGCGGCGCGGGACCGGGCGCTCGGCGAGGCGCGCGCGCTCGCGGGCGTCGCCAAGTTCCCGGTGCGCGTCAAGTGCGCCCTGCTCGGATGGAACGCGCTGGAAGAGAGCACCAGGATCTCGTCCTAG
- a CDS encoding DJ-1/PfpI family protein, with the protein MPPNVVFVIAPERFRDEELLVPKRILEQHGATVTVASTRGGIATGMGGAEVGVDCTVHQAAPRSCDALAVAGGAGAPAHLWDSEPLRVLARAVYAANRPVGAICLSSPVLARANLLAGKRATTFPSDRAIAELKRGGATFVEEAVVLDGTIVTASGPEAAAAFGETLARLLDP; encoded by the coding sequence GTGCCACCGAACGTCGTCTTCGTGATCGCGCCGGAGCGCTTCCGTGACGAGGAGCTGCTGGTGCCGAAGCGCATCCTCGAGCAGCATGGCGCGACCGTCACCGTCGCCTCGACCCGCGGGGGCATCGCGACGGGGATGGGCGGCGCCGAGGTGGGTGTGGATTGCACCGTCCACCAGGCGGCCCCGAGGTCGTGCGACGCGCTCGCAGTCGCCGGGGGCGCCGGCGCGCCGGCTCACCTCTGGGATTCGGAGCCGCTGCGTGTGCTCGCGCGGGCCGTGTACGCCGCAAACCGGCCCGTCGGCGCGATCTGCCTGTCGTCGCCGGTGCTGGCGCGCGCCAACCTGCTGGCCGGCAAGCGGGCAACCACGTTCCCCAGCGACCGCGCCATCGCGGAGTTGAAACGCGGGGGTGCCACCTTCGTAGAGGAGGCCGTCGTGCTCGACGGGACGATCGTCACCGCCAGCGGCCCGGAGGCTGCGGCCGCGTTCGGCGAAACCCTGGCCCGGCTGCTCGACCCATGA
- a CDS encoding ATP-binding cassette domain-containing protein, translating into MTPDNVVAIEGIAKRFAGHVAVADLSLRVPRGAIYGLLGPNGAGKTTTIRMIMNITIPDEGTIELFGDRMGGRHHSARIGYLPEERGLYRKMRVRDMLVFLAEAKGVDRARGGANADEWLRRLDLTEWGARKVEELSKGMQQKVQFIGTMLHEPELLILDEPFSGLDPINQQVLKDIVVHLSRSGKTIIFSTHQMDVAEKICDHVCIIARGRKVLDGGLAEVKRVHGGTHVAVAFEDGAAGAEAMRAVADLVAAADDSGLFAELKLKDGVDPQLVLERLMKTGARIRRFERIEPSLNRIFLDTAGPEAAAEAEVAHA; encoded by the coding sequence ATGACTCCAGACAACGTCGTCGCCATCGAGGGGATCGCGAAGCGGTTCGCAGGACACGTCGCGGTCGCGGACCTCTCGCTGCGCGTGCCCAGGGGCGCGATCTACGGGCTGCTCGGGCCGAACGGCGCCGGGAAGACCACCACCATCCGCATGATCATGAACATCACGATCCCGGACGAAGGGACGATCGAGTTGTTCGGCGACCGGATGGGCGGGCGTCACCACAGCGCCCGCATCGGCTATCTGCCCGAGGAGCGCGGCCTGTACCGCAAGATGCGGGTGCGGGACATGCTCGTGTTCCTGGCGGAGGCGAAGGGGGTCGACCGCGCGCGGGGCGGCGCGAACGCCGACGAATGGCTGCGCCGCCTCGACCTCACCGAATGGGGTGCGCGCAAAGTCGAGGAGCTGTCCAAGGGCATGCAGCAGAAGGTCCAGTTCATCGGCACCATGCTGCACGAGCCCGAGCTGCTGATCCTGGACGAGCCGTTCTCGGGCCTCGATCCGATCAATCAGCAGGTGCTGAAGGACATCGTCGTGCACCTCTCGCGGTCGGGCAAGACGATCATCTTCTCGACCCACCAGATGGACGTGGCCGAGAAGATCTGCGACCACGTGTGCATCATCGCGCGCGGGCGGAAGGTGCTGGACGGCGGGCTGGCGGAGGTGAAGCGCGTGCACGGCGGCACCCACGTCGCCGTGGCGTTCGAGGACGGGGCGGCGGGAGCCGAGGCCATGCGCGCCGTGGCGGACCTCGTGGCCGCGGCCGACGACTCGGGCCTGTTCGCGGAGCTGAAGTTGAAGGACGGCGTGGATCCGCAGCTCGTGCTGGAGCGGTTGATGAAGACGGGAGCCCGGATTCGGCGCTTCGAGCGCATCGAGCCGTCCCTGAACCGCATCTTCCTCGACACGGCGGGGCCCGAGGCAGCGGCCGAAGCGGAGGTGGCCCATGCGTAA